The following coding sequences lie in one Listeria ivanovii subsp. londoniensis genomic window:
- a CDS encoding LTA synthase family protein, with the protein MILFYFLLIIGKFTFAYFQIFKDPNFLALGMDLLFIVLILGLIHLFAPVRSHIYWYAGMSLFVGILMLVCVLYARFYNEIPTYHSFSLIGEVGVVKTSATSLLSGTDWLYIMDIILLPFILYFSIKKGHEFPSFRLTSRVYGMSSLSILLVLSGFTYFMMQQNIISDSKRAKRMGIFTFNVSAAITGSDHVKAADITAKNVRDIKGVEQNKNPNYFGAAKGKNLIIVQLESFQRNLTHVEINGQSITPTLDSLESETMYSNKFFQTVSKSNTADAEWSVYTSTFPSGYYTNTQTYGDRVIPSMPRLLGKNDYATETFHTNDASFYNRDEFYPAVGFDNFYDRKFFGDEDVIGFSPSDEVLYNKAFPILEDQYKNNQKFYAQLISVSSHMPFDIPDDKKEIDLPSDLKDTELGNYFEAVHYADKQLGAFVQKLKDSGIWDDSVVVFYGDHHIIKTDQLPEEQKKYVNRSTELKADPADDYRIPFFLHYPEMENPGEIKNVGGEVDIMPTVMNLLGINTGDQIMFGDDILNTKNNYVPERYTMPEGSYFTNSYMYQPDESFETGAATNYNGTNKALSSEVKKKFDASRKLLQYSDSYVNNLPLRDEDK; encoded by the coding sequence CTCACATATTTATTGGTATGCCGGAATGTCGTTATTTGTTGGTATCTTAATGCTCGTTTGCGTGCTTTATGCTCGTTTTTATAATGAAATTCCCACTTACCATAGCTTTTCCCTTATCGGCGAAGTTGGCGTGGTAAAAACGAGTGCTACCAGTTTACTTAGCGGAACAGATTGGCTCTACATTATGGATATTATACTGCTTCCTTTCATCCTTTATTTCAGTATAAAAAAAGGACATGAGTTTCCTTCGTTCCGTTTAACTAGCCGGGTGTATGGTATGTCTTCCCTTAGTATTTTACTTGTACTTAGTGGATTTACTTATTTCATGATGCAACAAAATATTATTAGCGACTCCAAACGTGCTAAAAGAATGGGTATTTTCACGTTTAATGTTAGCGCAGCAATTACCGGTTCTGATCATGTAAAAGCAGCTGATATCACTGCAAAAAACGTCCGAGATATTAAAGGCGTTGAGCAAAACAAAAATCCAAATTATTTCGGTGCAGCTAAAGGGAAAAATCTTATCATCGTTCAATTAGAGTCATTCCAACGTAATTTAACGCATGTTGAAATTAATGGCCAGTCGATTACACCTACGTTAGATAGCTTAGAAAGCGAAACGATGTATTCTAACAAATTTTTCCAAACGGTTTCAAAATCAAATACAGCAGATGCGGAATGGTCGGTTTATACTTCTACCTTCCCAAGTGGTTATTATACTAATACGCAAACTTACGGCGATCGTGTAATTCCGTCAATGCCACGTTTGCTCGGTAAGAATGATTACGCAACAGAAACCTTCCACACAAATGATGCTAGTTTCTACAATCGTGATGAATTTTATCCAGCAGTCGGCTTTGATAATTTTTATGATCGAAAATTTTTTGGTGATGAAGACGTTATCGGATTTTCGCCAAGTGATGAGGTTCTGTACAACAAAGCCTTCCCAATTTTAGAAGACCAGTACAAAAACAACCAAAAATTTTATGCGCAATTGATTAGTGTAAGTAGTCATATGCCATTTGATATTCCAGACGATAAAAAAGAAATTGATTTACCAAGTGATTTAAAAGATACCGAACTTGGTAATTATTTCGAAGCCGTTCATTATGCAGATAAGCAACTTGGCGCCTTTGTGCAAAAATTGAAAGATAGTGGCATTTGGGATGATTCAGTAGTTGTTTTCTACGGTGATCATCATATTATTAAAACGGATCAACTTCCGGAAGAACAAAAAAAATACGTTAATCGTTCCACTGAGCTAAAAGCAGACCCAGCAGACGACTACCGCATTCCGTTCTTCTTACATTATCCTGAGATGGAAAACCCCGGCGAAATCAAAAATGTTGGTGGTGAAGTTGACATTATGCCGACTGTCATGAACTTGCTTGGTATCAATACAGGCGACCAAATTATGTTTGGCGATGACATCTTAAACACAAAGAACAACTATGTCCCTGAGCGTTACACGATGCCAGAAGGAAGTTATTTCACAAACTCCTACATGTATCAACCAGACGAAAGCTTCGAAACTGGTGCAGCAACTAATTACAATGGAACAAATAAAGCGTTATCCAGCGAAGTGAAGAAAAAATTCGATGCTAGCCGAAAACTCTTGCAGTACTCAGATAGCTATGTAAACAATTTACCACTGCGCGATGAAGATAAATAA
- a CDS encoding transaldolase family protein: MFLDSGNLEEIKKALQFPFFEGVTTNPTILLKENQPRKSHITQISAKLVFVQAAGLSEAEIWEDVLRIQAIQPADGMMIGLKIPAHEAGIKVITNVRAKFPEATILATAIFSSEQGYIAALAGADYLAPYYNRMEISGLDAAKTIEELRYVLDLQELQTVKIMGASFKNSRQIMQALASGADTVTISYDLFLQMMNKPLALESIEKFNEDNEALPK, from the coding sequence ATGTTTTTAGATTCGGGGAACTTAGAGGAAATAAAGAAAGCGCTTCAATTTCCGTTTTTTGAAGGGGTAACAACAAATCCAACTATTTTATTAAAAGAAAATCAACCAAGAAAGTCGCATATTACTCAAATTTCTGCCAAACTGGTTTTTGTACAGGCAGCAGGATTATCTGAAGCAGAAATCTGGGAAGATGTTCTCCGGATTCAAGCAATTCAACCAGCTGATGGAATGATGATTGGTTTGAAAATACCTGCCCATGAAGCGGGAATCAAAGTAATTACCAACGTTCGCGCCAAGTTTCCGGAAGCGACTATTCTAGCAACAGCAATCTTTTCATCTGAGCAAGGCTACATTGCTGCACTTGCAGGAGCAGATTACCTGGCACCCTACTACAATCGTATGGAAATTAGTGGGTTAGACGCTGCGAAAACGATAGAAGAATTGCGTTATGTATTAGACTTACAAGAGTTGCAAACGGTGAAAATTATGGGAGCAAGCTTTAAAAACAGTCGTCAAATCATGCAGGCACTAGCAAGTGGAGCAGATACTGTTACCATTAGCTATGACTTATTTTTACAAATGATGAATAAACCACTAGCACTTGAAAGTATTGAGAAATTTAACGAGGATAATGAAGCTTTACCTAAATAA
- a CDS encoding heavy metal translocating P-type ATPase, with amino-acid sequence MSVVRHWMERNWQFVTTGISGILIIIGCIVGSEVGNFWTAVIFLSAFIIGGFEQAKEGIQATIKTKKLNVELLMILAATGASIIGYWFEGAVLIFIFSISGALETYTTNKSKREITKLMAFQPERASRQRPNGDLEEVAAKDLQLEDLVIVRPGESVPIDGVIVRGSTTLNEAAINGESVPTMKTRGAEVFGGTINVSSAITVKVTQTFDNTIFSKIIRLVETAQNEPSKTARFIERFEDTYVKAVLLFVLVMMFLPHFVLGWSWNETFYRAMVLLTVASPCALVASVTPATLAAISNGARHGILFKGGVHLENLRGVKAIAFDKTGTLTNGTPRLTDQLFKANLNKKRIINVVVAMERQSLHPLAAAITKELEAEVTEKLMEIEVTDVPGWGVKAIYEGKTWQIGKAGFVGEEVAKQFSGEASGKLASEGKTIVYVAADSEVMAMFALKDTCRPEAIQTVKALKSKGIKTIMVTGDNQQTGEAIQTELGMDYVVAGCLPAKKVDVIKELAVTYGSVAMVGDGINDAPALAHAAVGIAMGEGTDIAMETADVVLMKNDLEKIAYAYTLSERLHRISWQNICFAIAVIVSLIAANVFQLINLPFGVVGHEGSTILVILNGLRLLKNNRNL; translated from the coding sequence ATGAGCGTGGTGAGACACTGGATGGAGCGGAATTGGCAATTTGTTACAACTGGAATCAGCGGGATTTTGATTATTATCGGTTGTATTGTTGGGAGTGAAGTGGGAAACTTTTGGACAGCAGTGATTTTTCTTAGTGCATTTATTATCGGCGGTTTTGAGCAAGCAAAAGAAGGAATACAAGCTACGATAAAAACGAAAAAACTAAATGTAGAATTGCTGATGATTTTAGCTGCTACAGGTGCCTCGATAATCGGTTATTGGTTTGAAGGGGCCGTACTTATTTTTATTTTTTCCATTAGTGGAGCATTAGAAACGTATACAACAAATAAAAGTAAACGGGAAATTACGAAATTAATGGCATTCCAACCTGAAAGAGCATCCCGGCAACGACCAAATGGAGATTTAGAAGAAGTTGCAGCGAAAGATTTGCAGTTGGAGGATTTGGTTATTGTACGTCCGGGCGAGAGCGTACCGATAGACGGTGTAATTGTGCGCGGATCAACCACTTTAAATGAGGCAGCAATCAACGGGGAGTCTGTTCCAACGATGAAAACACGTGGTGCAGAAGTATTTGGCGGAACGATAAATGTCAGCAGTGCGATTACTGTCAAAGTAACACAAACATTTGATAATACAATTTTCAGTAAAATCATTCGACTGGTGGAAACTGCTCAGAATGAACCTTCAAAAACGGCACGATTTATTGAACGATTTGAAGACACGTATGTAAAAGCCGTGCTCTTATTTGTTCTAGTAATGATGTTTTTACCACATTTTGTCCTTGGGTGGTCATGGAATGAAACATTTTATCGTGCCATGGTCTTACTCACGGTAGCATCTCCGTGCGCACTTGTTGCTTCGGTGACTCCAGCTACACTTGCTGCTATTTCAAATGGAGCACGCCACGGAATCTTGTTTAAAGGCGGGGTTCATTTAGAAAACTTGCGTGGGGTGAAGGCAATTGCGTTTGATAAGACGGGGACACTGACAAATGGAACGCCACGACTAACAGACCAATTATTTAAAGCGAATCTGAATAAAAAACGTATTATTAATGTGGTTGTTGCGATGGAACGACAATCACTACACCCACTTGCTGCTGCCATTACAAAGGAATTGGAAGCCGAAGTGACCGAAAAATTGATGGAAATCGAAGTCACCGATGTGCCTGGTTGGGGTGTGAAAGCGATTTATGAAGGTAAAACTTGGCAAATTGGGAAAGCTGGTTTTGTTGGTGAAGAAGTGGCAAAGCAATTTTCAGGAGAGGCTTCTGGAAAACTTGCTAGCGAAGGGAAAACCATTGTATATGTGGCAGCAGATAGCGAAGTAATGGCGATGTTTGCGCTCAAAGATACATGTCGGCCAGAAGCAATTCAGACTGTTAAGGCGTTGAAATCAAAAGGTATCAAAACAATTATGGTTACGGGTGATAATCAACAAACAGGAGAAGCGATTCAAACAGAGCTTGGAATGGACTACGTCGTTGCGGGCTGTTTACCGGCGAAAAAAGTCGATGTTATAAAAGAATTAGCCGTCACATATGGAAGTGTTGCGATGGTTGGTGATGGAATAAATGATGCGCCAGCACTTGCACATGCAGCTGTTGGTATTGCCATGGGGGAAGGAACAGATATTGCCATGGAAACGGCTGATGTTGTATTGATGAAAAATGATTTAGAAAAAATTGCCTATGCGTATACACTTTCGGAACGGCTTCACAGGATTAGTTGGCAAAATATTTGTTTTGCGATTGCAGTGATAGTTTCCTTAATTGCCGCAAATGTATTCCAATTAATTAATTTGCCATTTGGTGTCGTAGGGCATGAAGGAAGTACGATATTAGTTATTTTGAATGGTTTAAGGTTGTTAAAAAATAATCGAAACCTATAA